TCGCGCAGCATGTCGCGGTAGCGCTTTTTAAGCGCAGAGCAAACGATCAAAGAGACGTCGTTGGTCCGCTGCATAGCGAAAATGGCGTCATTAACCGCTTTCAGCCATGGAGTTCGGTCTTCGTCATTCAGCGCGTGGCCTTCAGACATTTTTTTGATATTGGCGCGTGGGTGCAAGAAGTCGCCATCCAGAAAACCTGCGCCGAGCTGTTGGGCTACAGAGGTTGCTACAGCAGATTTACCGCTGCCAGATACGCCCATCAGAATAAAAACGTGGTGTTGTGGTTTTTTATCGCTCATTTCTACTCCAGAGAGGGGACGGTTTTCCATCCACTAAAT
This is a stretch of genomic DNA from Hafnia alvei. It encodes these proteins:
- the gntK gene encoding gluconokinase, which translates into the protein MSDKKPQHHVFILMGVSGSGKSAVATSVAQQLGAGFLDGDFLHPRANIKKMSEGHALNDEDRTPWLKAVNDAIFAMQRTNDVSLIVCSALKKRYRDMLRDGNKNVSFIYLKGDFDLIESRLLARKGHFFKPQMLVSQFEALEEPTSVEQDVHAVDISLPLDGVVENTIKTIKSVISQGS